The following DNA comes from Mya arenaria isolate MELC-2E11 chromosome 11, ASM2691426v1.
GTTATCAAACatgtccaagatattatgcccatataTGTTCTGACTAAATTTTGTGATGAGAAAGTTAAGTCATCGTGTTTGGTTTTTGGCACATAGGTTTGAActgcaattttcaatttaatttcagCATTTACTGTACAACTATGTTATGTTTCAATACAGgtgtatattacattttaatcataaattcattaaataCGTGTTGATggttaaataactttaaaataaaagttaatcattgtcttgttttaataaatgagTTGAGCTTAAGATCTTCACACATTATCTTATTAGCCAACAGCATTGTGATTTGTCATAGACTAGATGTTAACACCATCGCCCgattgcaaaacatgttttaagaagGTCCTCACTGGAGAACTTAAAGTTAAATTCTTCAATGCCTTAATGTTGTGCTGTCAATTTCATTTTTCCCAAATAAACTTGTTAATCATACATATATCGTTAATGTATACAAAAGTCGTGTAACGAAATAAAGCTTGAAAaggttgttgtgttttatttattgtccaaggtcaaagttacaTTATGTACAGGGAAGTCGAACTAGTATGgattgaaggaaaacaaacaccggttgaatgaaaaaagggcatttatcaaaatgccataaatgctgagtttttttactttttacatttttactggGTGTCAATAGAGGACAGGGTGAGAACTGTAATTTGGTAGAAGTTTCAAAGAAAGCaatgtttatgattgtttttattctaGAATTGGTATTTGCGTTGAACAAAATACTTGCTTGCGTAGCTTGTAATGGTGCTAGTGTCCATCTACCATGCAATGTatgcactttttttatttatattgctATTGTTTCTCCTGTTTGCAATCGCTTTGAAATCTCAAAAACTGACAGCTAGGAGTATTTCCTTCACACTTTGATTTGAAGattaaacaaatgcaaataaGTATTAACAATACCATGTTTATTTCGTTATCGTGTCTCTCGTTTATATACgtaaagttacaaaatgttacgTCGCTATAATTCATTGTCGATTTATCTacctcaaatatattttttaaagagcGTGTTATTTCTACTGAACAATATTTGGGTCGTTTGACAGTCCCAAAACTTATATTCGTTCAAATCTCATTGGTCATTGAGAAAAAATTAACCACAAAGCCTACAAGAACTAATATTGTATCGATATAGTGTACTGATACCAGGCAGTATTCTTAGAAGGTATTTGTACTGAAATGCTATTAATTTAGTATCAATACTGTAAGCTTCAAATGCTtgggtatatttatatttgcacaGCCAAGTTTCCGCAGTTCATTTGTGGCAAAAAGGGAAAAGGAAGAGTAACTCCGAAATGGTTGAGGGTATATTTATTTCCAGTTAAGATTACGTGCAGATAGTTCTGTTTCCCATATTTATTCTGTCGCGTTAGACACCCTCGGTTTTAGTTATATTTCGTCTtcttatcatataaacaattcttgttttatatcattaagaAAACGCCTCCACGATCAATATGTACAGCACTGGACTAATACCATTCATTCACAAccgaaataaaaatattataaaaaaatcaaggtaaattttgaatttgaaaagtatctcaatttaaatattaatgataaatataaaattgcattATCGAGATTCGACTATGTTCTCACTCTCTTGAAATTGAAGTTGGAAGGTTTAATAATGTTGCACGTTTAAAACGAAAATGTAAACTATGCAATACTAATATGGTTGGgtctgaatttcattttttgcttgcttgtcctttttattatgatttacgTCCACAATTCAATATTTCCAATTCATGGAATACCTTGAATAAATTTAGGGTTTTAATGTCttcaaaaaacacaaacaatataagaattgtatctaaatacatttacaatgcATTTCAACGACGTTCTGCCAGCGTTGATGCAGTTGCTTCATAGTTAGATAGTACATTAAAGTAAATTATGATTGTTTTCTCTATATTATGTtcgtgtgttgttgttgttttttagtttattttgtatttgtcaccTTTTCAATTTGTGTGCATCTCATCCTATATGTATGTTCATGGCCAAAGGCTTATGTATTgccgatattgccaataaacttgaaacttgatatGGGTATATGACACATTTGAAATTGAAGTAATTTCCAAATTATTCCATcctatattttcctatttttaccCATTGGTTGTTTTGGAAACTGCTGGGTATTATTGCACATTCGAGTTTTAGTATGTCTAGCATTAGTAAATCtccattttcataattatgcaTAATTTCGCAAAATCAGGTTTATTTCCTCATACAATTttgatcatttatatttaataacattttaaaatgtatttggaGGTACACATTCTAGTACTACGGGTAAAATTTATTTGGTACAATAAATTTGGAATGACAAACgttttcaaaacattacttTACACGACGTTATTGGGAGCCACTGATATACGGAATGCCGTCAGGACCATCGcttgtgaatgtgttgatctgataCGCGATactcgacagtacgatggtgaaaacgcgaaatcacgaaactacgatggtgaaaacgcgacagtacgatgataaaaacgcgataatacgatgatgaaaacgcgaaaatacgacagtacgatgatgataatgcgataaactatcgtgttttcaccatcgtactgtcgcattttcaccatcgtagtttcgtgatttcgcgttttcatcatcatactatcgcgttttcatcatcgtactgtcgtgttttcatcatcgtactatcgcgttttcaccatcgtagtttcgtgatttcatTGTTACAAATTGTAAAGTTATGAAGCCTTAATTTCGACATGGTACAACACCAAAATAATTTGATGAGCTGAACAACGATTGTATCTCGTTTAGTATGCACGTTTTAAAGAAGAATCTAAGTCAGTTATTCTTTAACAGATTCAAAACTATTCTCTTTTAAATAACATCTTTCAAATGTAGGGTATGAgatgaaaagtcacaaaataTACCCATATTCAATAATGGTCCAAGTTCCATTTGTAGTACGTGAAAATCAAACTTTTGACTACATCTAGAGGTTTATGTAAAACAAGAAAGCTAGTTATATTTATTCGGATAATATGGGGTAAAATCAGAAGAGGGTAggtttttatatgtaatttattcataattgaacaaacaaacagttatgtgtaatatcaaaacATCAGACGATGATCCATACGGATACGAAAACGCCCTGAAAACACAATGCACAGTACTAAATCTAATGAGCATAACCACTACTACTagcattatgtaaattaaacatatttaccaaGCTTTATGTATACTTTAATGTCCGTTCATTGTCGTTTAGCCCTTGTACATAAATGTCTAATggcaatattaatataaaactatacAGAGGTATAGTAACACAGAAATAAGGTAAATCAAAAAGATACAAAGATACAACACATCCTACCAGGTCTATGGACTGAACGTGACTCATCAACTCCGCATTATCTCCAACCTCTCTTTCGTGAATGCACGTGAAAAcggattttatattgaaaaactaaaTCAACCAGCGCAtattaaaatgtacatacaGTAGTCACTTCAAAACCTTTCATCAAATCCGAAGTCAGAAATATGTGACACAAACGTTCAATACATGCATATTGCAAATactagataaaaaaaacttaaaacaataattgcaaaGTAATACAAACCGTCCTGACTGGTAAAACTGCTAAAAAGTAGTATACTTCCAAAATGAAGAACAGAGGCAAACAATGAGAGAAACTTGTCATGTGACTATCTGAGTGATCGAAAAAGAAGAggcagtaaatgttttgaatgcaATAGTGTGTCAAAAGTTGACTTCGCATGATATATCAACCAAGCTACATACTTCTCCCTGCTCCGAGAAATATCTTCTCGTCATTCAAATAACTAATTTATAACTACTCCATAGCTACTTTAACACTAACCCTGAACACTCGAATATACTCCgtataatatattatacaacCAAAAGGCTTTACCCTTGTAAATGCAATCCATGATCATTTGTTGGTAATAATATCATCCATTACCTTCCATATGTCTCTTTTATCTTTATCTTTCCCCCCTCCTCTCAAAACTGCTTCCATGCACAACACAATTTCCAAATTATCTCATGACATGAACATggtttattaaatcatttatttaatacctTTACATCTTATTTCATAATAGACTCTACAATCCTCTGTGCCTACAATGTCTCTTCGGCGTTGTCCTATCACTTTGTACATGTCTTTTTCATACTTGTCTTCTAGCATATGCTTCCCCACAAAAGCTTATCTCTTCACAAGTACTTAGTCTTGAACTTTTACTCCTACTGCCTTCTTGTCATTCAACTCTTTTGCTTTCCTTTTGCTCTATTCGTATATCCTTCAACGAGTTATGTGATCTTTCTTATTCTATCCCCCAGGTCATCAATGTAATCTCTCACATCTCTCCTATCAATGTTTAACGCCGAGTCTATTGGAAGCTCGTGTTataattaaacttttataaacGCACGTttattctgattctgcatcacacaaaaactgcattATACTTCCTCGCCTAACATAAAAGGagtttaaacatagaaaaatcgGCCTTATAGTGCCCATGCAAGTGCACTTACcgtcgaaaataaaaaaaatatatgcaaatagtCAACcaaaaatagctaaaataggtaCAAAAAATGTGCACTTTGACTAAAAcgcacagtttcaagtcacgcaattttctattttcacatTGTAAAAAAACTAATCGCTCAGCttttacattcaataacttttttgttaatgcctCTTAAAAGATAGGTTTAAAAACTGAGAGAAGCTTTCACGTGTGggctccgggtaggcgtatttatattgcgagaaaagtgataacacttacttaccaggtgaaaatatcctccaaaaaacaccaaaatatcttcgaacaccgccattttattccgcttcacacaatttcctcacttaaaattcggcaaacacaaaacacgttggacctTTATTGTTAGAGAGATTAGAAGATCcgaaaaatagtttgtttgtgCTCAGATGATGAACTTGTCTAACGTTCTGAAAAAGTTTCTGCTTTTCGACTGTAAATACTTTAATGGTGATCAGTTAAAGAAATAGTGTTCGGCATATTTTTCAGCATTACAGTGACAGCAAAAACGGAgagtctttaaagctgcactctcacagatttaccgtttttacaatttgtttattttttgtcttgaaaagagcaaatttttgcgtaaacatcttcaaaccaataatataagattgctgacaaaaaatcaatattttttcatattttcgtttgaaaattaatgttttatggctttaaccgttACGAACGATTTAAgataaatgcatgaaacatcGATTATTGAACAACTTTATATTTCTAATCTCTTATTAAGTGGTACTGGATGATCACTGTTTCGTAGGTTTTATGGGTTAAACTCATTTACTGTCACCGGAAAGAACTGCGATAGGTAAGGTGGTTGTTCTCCATAAGTATGAagtagttagatgacatgaaatgaATTCTTAATGAGCTGATACATTGTCATCGCAAAGTCTAACGTTGagattgtgtatcggatgatttACAGTAGGCGGTTCTTTAAATATGCGCAAAAGTTAAAATTCttatgacggtaaagttggaaggtagttggtagttgccagttggggattcgaatattcaactacctgctagttgccagttggagattcgacaaacactgttttaatttacttttattgatatattcgccagtcggatattcgaccatttccagtcgattattcgcgaatgttcaactgcaaaccagtcagtagttggggattcagattatgtctatatgtatggttttaaaggtcacatatggaaaaattaatcgccaaatgtttctttatgcatgtacacatatgtatctttgcgacaaacactgttttaatttacttttattcgtatattcgccagtcggatattcaaCCATTTTCAGTCGATTATtggcgaatgttcaactgcaaaccagtcagtagttggtgattcagattatgtctatatgtatggttttaaaggtcacatatggaaaaaatagtcgccaaatgtttctttatgcatgtacacatatgtatctttgtgacaaacactgttttaatttacttttattcgtatattcgccagtcggatttTCGACCATTTTCAGTCGATTATtggcgaatgttcaactgcaaatcagtcagtagttggggattcagattatgtctataaatatatggttttaaaggtcacatatgcgAAAaataatcgccaaatgtttctttatgcatgtacacatatgtatctttgcgacaaacactgttttaatttacttttattcgtatattcgccagtcggatatttgACCATTTCctgtcgattattcgcgaatgttcaactgcaaaccagtcagtagttggggattcagattatgtctatatgtatggttttaaaggtcacatattggaaaattaatcgccaaatgtttctttatgcatgtacacatatgtatctttgcgacaaacactgttttaattcacctttattggtatattcgccagtcggatattcaaccatttccagtcgattattcgcgaatgttcaactgcaaaccagtcagtagttggggattcagattatgtctatatatatggttttgaaTGTCACATATGGGAagattaatcgccaaatgtttctttttgcatgaacacatatgtatctttgcaaCAAACACTGCAGTTGAACATTCACGAATAATCGAccggaaatggtcgaatatccgactggcgaatatacgaataaaagtaattaaaatagtgtttgtcgcaaagatacatatgtgaagttgcataaagaaacatttggcgattaattgtccaaaatgtgacctttaaaaccatacatatagacataatctgaatccccaactactgactggtttgcagttgaacattcgcgaataatcgactggaaatggttgaatatccgactggcaaaTATACCAATAAAgggaattaaaacagtgtttgtcgaatccccaactggcaactagcaggtagttgaatattcgaatccccaactggcaactggtaagtagttgattattcgaatccccaactaccaactaccttccaacttcaCCGTCATAAAAtacttaatgattaagcctactACTTAATGATAGCatatctgtaatttcattggatggaaatgtaggttgtattctaaacttaaatatttttatataccaGGATGAGTTTTTACATTATTCTATCTTATAAGGGAATACAACCAATTTCTTTAATCAAGTTTGCAATTGACACAGACCGTGGAAGACCCGTTACAATTCTTGTTGCCTCATATTGAAGTTTctcgtgtgtttttttttcatattcagtaTAATTATCCAATACATGTGTTACTGAAGCATATTCGAGGATTgatcttaaagctgctctcgcacagatataccgtttttacaactttttgtcttggaaagagcataattttgcgtaaatatctgcaaaccaatgataaaagattgctgacaaaagatcagctCGCAGAGTTTCATATTattgttcgaaaattaatgttatatggcttaaaccgttactgacggtttaagaaaaatgcataaaacattaaatgttgaacttagatataaaaatctgcgatctatttttttgtatcacttgtttccatggatttttgcaaagactggttcgttccaagacaaaaaataaaagttgtcaaaaccttcaatctgtgagagtgcagctttaagtaggAAAGGTAAATTTGATCGAGAGTTTTCCAACGAAGTTTAAGTTTAAGAGCTTGCATTGAACcaaaaatctttaaaagtattttttttcaatatatgttgATGCCAGTTTCCGTAAGACCTGAGAGTGACCCCTAAGagtttttgtgtttaaaaaaggtaataGCTGTTGAATCAAATACAAGATGTGGGCGCGGTTTATTTGACAGTGCGCACATTATTGCTTGACATTTTGGTGGATTTAATTCAACAAGTCATTGTTTTGACCAGTCAAAAATGGTTTGCATGTAGGCATTATAGTGTTCTTCATATGATCTGTAATAGCTGACGAGATAGCAAGTTGCGCTTTGTAGTGCGTCAGCTATGTCATTAACGTATATGATAAAGAGAAGAGGGCCATAAACAGAGTCCTGAGGTACACCTGCTCTAACAGTACACTTACTAAGAGTATACATTGTGCAATGGCTCAAGACTCTAATTTTTAGTTAGACTGGTTCAAAGAACGCTTAATCTTTAGTGGTGCTAAAACCGGTACCCGATATCGATGTTGGGAAAAGCCGGTATCACAATTTATGATATCGGATTATGTTGATACCACAGGCATctggatcattgtttgtcacttaaatgttgtttaaaaccattttgggtacatacaatgagataaacaacacatctgaagatatttagtggtGTTAGTCTTATGGTGATATTAAGGAATGGAATTAATTCatctgtacactgaagcatgtactctttccgactaaagaaaaacacgagaattggacattgaattatgcttgtttgtctaaagacgttatagatatacatgtaccaacatatcgcacaccattttaaaggtaattgactcttctttccatgtcacttatttaaaaatggattgtttttatgttggttgagaaatttgcataaaactggactctaccgtgaaatcgggtaagtttgagttacataccttgtttcttttttgtatatgaaagacactaaatatcttcagatgtgttgtttatctcattgtatgtacccaaaatggttttaaacaacatttaagtgacaaacaatgatccagATGCCTGTGGTTGATACCGTGCGTATCGATCTACAGTTGGTACCGGGTAATATAATATTCTCTTAAGAAATTCATGTATCGATAGGCCCAGTATCAATGTTCACAGCAAAGCTCATTTCAAACGGAACGTTATGACTAGTACGTGTTACGGTACGGtgcagttttattaaaattcaatatgGCGATATCTCAATGTTGTTTGTTGAGAACCGTTTGTTGATCGTCTGTAATTTCTAACTATTTTAACTGCATTGACCTTGAAACAGagtaaaaatgaaacagttatttttaaataactatcGAGTTACGCTTAAAAGCAGATTACTAGTACGTTCAGTTTCTCAATATGATAAAGCAAAGCAGTTTAACTTTgtcagaaacaaaataatgctaGTTATGAAGAGAAACTACGCTGCCTATAAACCGCCTAGAAAGTTTAGAAAAGATCTGTTGCCATTTGAAAAGTCGTTAGACAGCAGTTCAACAATGACTGCTTTCCAGTGTCACACATGGGGGCGGAAAGCATTTGTGGTGTCTTTTGCTGGTGTTTTTCTGGGTGTAACTTTACTAAATATGGCCGAGTTAACTTATAAAATTCTAGAACAAATTGATAAACAAAGAACATATAAAGATGAGAATGACTATCCATGGTTTTACTGGTGGAAACATTTTGATGTAAATCTGGGTAGCGCGCCAATGAGGATTGGCTTGacagcatttgttttcatatttggtaAGTATCGGTTCATTTTTCTACATACATCAGAatgtacagtacactcaacaaGTTAAACCCAATTTCCTTGCTGACTCCGAGGGATAAAGCAGATGCGTAAAATTGTTTCCCTCACTGAAAGAGTTCCTCCGAGTTGCTTGTGCgatattattgattttatgaCTTGATAAAGTGCTACTGCtgagataagcaagaaatcattctgtgctcctcggccatttttatcgaaaacaacctcagatgtatgcctGTACATCGGTTGAAGTGGAtcgtaaatgtttgaattatatcatttattatgcacccctttgaagaagaggggtatattgctttgcacatgtcattcggtccgtcggtagaccaaagcttgtccaagtgataactcaacaattccttgacgtatggtcatcaaacttgacatgaaggttgggcctgaccagtagatgactcctattgatttaagggctcatcgggtcaaaggtcaaggtcacagtgacctttaatggtaaaataactttaaagcttgtccgagtgataactcagcaatgcctagacctatggtcattaaacttgatAGTGAAGTTGGACCTGACCactagatgactcctattgttttttggggatCATCGgtgccaaggtcaaggtcacagtgacctcaAATGGtgaaaggttgtccgagtgataactcgacaatgcctgcacccatggccctcatacttgacttggaggttgggcctgaccaataaatgacccctattgctttggggggtcatcgggccaaaggtcaaggtcacagtgaccttgagtagtataaggttgtccaagtgataactcgacaatgcctgcacccatggccctcaaacttgacttggaggttggacctgaccagtagatggcccctattgattttaggggtcattgggccaaaggtcaaggttacagtgacctttaatgataaaaggttgtcagagtgataactcgacaatgcctgcacccatggccctcatacttgacttggaggttgggcctgaccattagatgacccctaatgttttggggggtcatcgggccaaaggtgaaggtcacagtgaccttgaatggtaaaaggttgcccgagtgataactcgacaatgcctgcatccatggccctcaaacttgacttgaaggttggacctgaccagcagatgacccctattgattttaggggtcattgggccaaaggtcaaggtcacagtgaccttgaatgataaaaggttgtctgagtgataactccacaaagcctgcacccatggccctcaaacttgactcggaggttgggcctgaccagtagatgacccctgttgattttaggggtcaaaggtcaaggtaacagtgaccttgaaagcaaactcgacctGGAattatggtcatcaaacttgacatgaaggttgggcctgatcagtagatgacccctgttgacTATGAGGGTCAttgggctaaggtcaaggtcacagtaaccataaaaaagttaacaattatttcccagtgatatctcaacaatgcctgaacctatgaccatcaaacttgacatggaagttgggcctgaccagaagatgacccttattgattttagtgtcatcgggtcaaaggtcaagttcacagtgaccttgaatgcgaaaatgttttgAGTGGTAAATcgacaatgtctgcacccatggccctctaACTTGacttttatatagcagggcttgttaaaaaaatttgatgccaagcaatagtttaagaattcgggcttgttcatccaaaagtctaatttcgatgactgctgtgtgataacttgtcaatgcttgcacccatggccctcaaacttgacatttagatttttggtgaccagctgatgactcctgtggattttgaggtcatagagtcaaaggtcatggtcataacacactctatcctcacactttgaatggtcataatattaaaactgcctcaacggcatccaatgtcagtgacaaattagctgtcatttcggtccatgcatatttcaatcaattgtccatataatcctgttcaaattgattgcaagtgaagtgtattattgcaaacataattaagattcccaagagttaagtcataaagtttaactgctaaataaaattactgcgcgatctacttgcagcagaCTTAAACATACtgctttttatacgcccatcttacgatggccgtattatgggaacacccatggcgggcgggctGCGGGCGGGCGGtgggcgggcggctccacaatgttgtccgctctctaacttgaacatttctcatccaatttccaccaaacttcatgaaagtgtttgttggtgaaatatctaggtcaagttcgataaccagccaaatcgctgtaggcactccagagttatggccccctgaatttgtcaaaattggccattttagctttgtccgctctctaacttgatcatttctcatccaatttccaccaaacgtcatgaaagtgtttgttggtgaaatatctcggtcaagttcaataaccagccaaatcgctttaggcactccagaattatggccccctgaatttgtcaaaattgtccattttagctttgtcctcTCTCTAACTTGAagatttctcatccaatttccaccaaacttcatgaaagtgtttgttggtgaaatatctaggtcaagttcgataaccagccaaatcgctttaggcactccagagttatggccccctgaatttgtcaaaattggccattttagctttgtccgctctctaacttgatcatttctcatccaatttccaccaaacgtcatgaaagtgtttgttggtgaaatatctcggtcaagttcaataaccagccaaatcgctttaggcactccagaattatggccccctgaatttgtcaaaattgtccattttagctttgtcctcTCTCTAACTTGAagatttctcatccaatttccaccaaacttcatgaaagtgtttgttggtgaaatatctaggtcaagttcgataaccagccaaatcgctttaggcactccagagttatggccccctgaatttgtcaaaattggccattttagctttgtccgctctctaacttgatcatttctcatccaatttccaccaaacgtcatgaaagtgtttgttggtgaaatatctcggtcaagttcaataaccagccaaatcgctttaggcactccagagttatggccccctgaatttatcaaaattgtccattttagctttgtccgctctctaacttgaacatttctcatccaatttccaccaaacttcatgaaagtgtttgttggtgaaatatctaggtcaagttcgataaccagcctaatcgctttaggcactccagagttatggccccctgaatttatcaaaattggccattttagctttgtctactctcaaacttgaacagtttttatctgAATTTCACcaacttgctactataaatgtttgttggtatatattcttggcaaagttctataaccagccaggctcttcaggatta
Coding sequences within:
- the LOC128209749 gene encoding uncharacterized protein LOC128209749; this translates as MKQLFLNNYRVTLKSRLLVRSVSQYDKAKQFNFVRNKIMLVMKRNYAAYKPPRKFRKDLLPFEKSLDSSSTMTAFQCHTWGRKAFVVSFAGVFLGVTLLNMAELTYKILEQIDKQRTYKDENDYPWFYWWKHFDVNLGSAPMRIGLTAFVFIFAGVVFVYSMVMPARVVRELTLLKGGQKMLIETYGPFGFHRSFEVPLRDVSAVWGPKMVEQEKTMPLKVKGKRLFFQVYLDEGKITNKDLFDHSVAVQRFEVRGKLEK